A portion of the Bactrocera neohumeralis isolate Rockhampton chromosome 2, APGP_CSIRO_Bneo_wtdbg2-racon-allhic-juicebox.fasta_v2, whole genome shotgun sequence genome contains these proteins:
- the LOC126759123 gene encoding prosaposin, translated as MRSSFLLCAAIALLAGAFLVNATPMLGAKQCTWGPSYWCSNLTNAKGCHAVRHCIQTVWEKQNVEVDDDSICKICKDMVTQARDQLRSNETMEELKEVFEGSCNLIPIKIVKKECDKLADDFVPELVEALSSEMNPDQVCSVAGLCNNAHIDELLKFYYQSALDGTLKEEEESDESKESKESQEIVTTTPQQQQQQHLLTCGNCNHLSSLIAEKFNKANRDEVLENILHLCGEMSSFSDACSNIVLTYFNDIYNHMKENLNAFGICHMSGSCVANYHKHAEDPAEPVDTVALASNLGDDIPCKLCEQLVQHLRDVLIANTTETEFKQVLHGLCNQTKGFKEECNSLVEQYYDVIYNALVNNLDASGACFLIGVCPKGNDEAFKGEIRPLLPSFPPAEIKVTLRKLGANEPKFTQEQIHEMALPIDTLMGAANPSLLVENGELCTLCEYMLHYIQVELSTPTTEDKVKDLVNNVCDRLGHTLRGECHNFIDMYGDAVIALLVQGLNPREVCPKLSMCPANHDNFDDVEIFAPETTKPSTQPNVESDKPTCPLCLFAVQQAQAKIKNDKSKANIKNVLDHLCVHLPSKLQTECVDFVETYSNELVDMLITDFTPQEICVAVKLCPSSGDELDDLGIILEAKSREDGVNEIDSNESVEIAFGAPPNCLLCEEFIKIAEKRIGKHQTKDEIKQALDKSCDKLRKNIREKCHKYVAKYGDKIADLIVKEMAPKVICREIGLCLWSEQEDLDIDEALKYDVVVLPDQKLARQNDRLTGLDDIVKDPPTCVLCEFVMTKLESELKNATTQDEIKHTVENICKIMPKTVTKSCTKFIDQYINTILALIGSVPPKMMCQQMQLCMSGLDVVSDEVIECGVCHGATSALLPYFKQHLDHESVTEYYMLLEGCQVLSAKYYDICNRMIRTYGQSILNLARDGETDESSICAKIGKCFSGEKSSLAFARVSA; from the exons ATGCGGAGCAGCTTTTTACTTTGCGCTGCAATCGCGCTTCTGGCTG GTGCTTTTCTCGTGAATGCAACACCAATGCTAGGAGCGAAACAATGCACTTGGGGTCCCAGTTACTGGTGCAGCAATTTAAC TAATGCTAAAGGTTGTCATGCCGTGCGTCACTGTATACAAACTGTGTGGGAAAAACAAAACGTTGAGGTCGATGATGATTCCATCTGTAAAATATGCAAAGATATGGTGACACAGGCACGTGATCAGCTGCGCAGCAATGAAACCATGGAGGAGTTGAAAGAGGTGTTCGAGGGCTCCTGCAATCTCATACCAATCAAAATTGTTAAGAAGGAATGCGACAAGTTGGCTGACGATTTTGTACCTGAGCTCGTGGAGGCGCTGTCCTCAGAAATGAATCCAGAT CAAGTTTGTTCTGTCGCTGGCCTCTGCAACAATGCACATATCGATGAGCTACTGAAATTCTATTACCAATCCGCTTTGGATGGCACATTGAAGGAAGAGGAGGAATCTGATGAATCCAAGGAATCCAAAGAATCTCAAGAAATTGTTACGAcaacaccacaacaacaacaacaacaacacctatTAACCTGTGGTAATTGCAATCACTTGAGCTCCTTAATCGCTGAGAAATTCAATAAGGCCAACCGCGACGAAGTGctcgaaaatattttgcatcTGTGCGGTGAAATGTCGTCATTCTCTGATGCCTGCTCCAATATTGTATTGACGTATTTTAACGACATCTACAATCATATGAAGGAGAATCTCAACGCTTTCGGCATATGCCACATGTCCGGCTCATGCGTCGCCAATTACCACAAACACGCTGAGGATCCTGCAGAGCCCGTAGATACAGTGGCACTTGCCAGTAATTTGGGTGATGATATTCCATGTAAATTGTGTGAACAATTGGTGCAACATTTGCGTGACGTACTAATTGCCAACACAACCGAAACGGAATTCAAACAAGTCTTACATGGCCTCTGCAATCAAACTAAGGGCTTCAAAGAGGAGTGCAACAGTTTGGTGGAACAGTACTATGATGTGATCTACAATGCGTTGGTAAACAATTTGGATGCTAGTGGTGCTTGTTTCTTGATTGGTGTATGTCCAAAGGGTAACGATGAGGCTTTCAAGGGTGAAATTAGACCATTGTTGCCCTCGTTCCCACCAGCCGAAATTAAGGTTACTCTACGCAAATTGGGCGCTAACGAACCGAAATTTACACAAGAGCAAATACACGAGATGGCTTTGCCAATTGATACACTAATGGGCGCTGCTAATCCGAGTTTACTAGTGGAGAATGGCGAACTGTGCACTCTCTGTGAATATATGCTGCACTATATCCAGGTGGAACTCTCAACACCAACCACGGAG gACAAAGTTAAAGATCTCGTTAATAATGTCTGTGACCGCTTGGGTCATACACTTCGCGGTGAATGTCACAACTTCATTGATATGTACGGCGATGCCGTTATAGCGCTCCTCGTCCAAGGTCTGAATCCCCGTGAAGTTTGTCCTAAATTGTCTATGTGCCCAGCCAATCATGACAATTTCGATGACGTAGAGATATTTGCTCCGGAAACAACCAAGCCATCAACCCAACCAAATGTGGAGAGCGACAAACCCACTTGTCCACTGTGTTTGTTTGCTGTGCAACAAGCtcaagcaaaaatcaaaaacgaCAAATCAAAG GCAAATATCAAGAATGTGCTAGATCATTTGTGTGTCCATTTGCCCTCAAAACTTCAAACCGAATGCGTTGATTTTGTCGAAACTTATTCGAACGAACTGGTCGATATGTTGATCACCGATTTTACGCCACAAGAAATCTGTGTTGCCGTGAAATTATGCCCGTCATCTGGCGATGAATTGGATGATTTGGGTATTATTTTGGAAGCGAAGAGCCGTGAAGATG GAGTTAATGAGATCGATAGCAACGAATCGGTGGAAATCGCATTCGGTGCACCACCAAACTGTTTGTTGTGCGAGGAGTTCATTAAAATTGCAGAGAAGCGAATTGGAAAACACCAAACCAAG GATGAAATCAAACAGGCTCTGGATAAATCTTGTGACAAATTACGCAAGAATATACGCGAAAAATGCCATAAGTACGTAGCCAAATACGGAGATAAAATTGCTGATTTAATTGTTAAAGAAATGGCGCCGAAAGTTATTTGCCGCGAAATCGGCCTGTGTCTTTGGAGCGAACAAGAAGATT TGGACATCGATGAGGCACTCAAATACGACGTTGTTGTATTACCCGATCAAAAACTCGCCAGGCAGAATGATCGCCTCACCGGCTTGGATGACATAGTGAAGGATCCACCAACTTGTGTGCTATGTGAATTTGTTATGACCAAATTGGAGTCTGAATTGAAGAATGCAACGACTCAGGATGAAATTAAACACACTGTTgagaatatttgcaaaataatgcCGAAAACGGTGACAAAAAGCTGCACCAAATTCATCGATCAATATATAAACACTATTTTAGCTTTGATCGGCAGCGTGCCACCCAAAATGATGTGCCAACAAATGCAGTTGTGCATGTCCGGCTTGGATGTGGTCAGCG ATGAAGTCATTGAGTGCGGCGTTTGTCATGGCGCTACCTCGGCTCTATTGCCATATTTCAAACAGCATTTGGATCATGAATCGGTTACAGAATACTATATGCTCTTGGAGGGTTGCCAAGTGCTCTCTGCCAAATACTACGATATT TGCAACCGCATGATTAGAACTTATGGTCAGAGCATTCTGAATCTTGCACGCGATGGCGAAACTGACGAAAGCAGCATTTGCGCCAAGATCGGCAAGTGTTTCAGCGGTGAGAAATCCAGCTTGGCTTTTGCCAGAGTATCCG CTTAA